In a single window of the Heliangelus exortis chromosome 1, bHelExo1.hap1, whole genome shotgun sequence genome:
- the RPL24 gene encoding large ribosomal subunit protein eL24 produces MKVELCSFSGYKIYPGHGRRYARTDGKVFQFLNAKCESAFLSKRNPRQINWTVLYRRKHKKGQSEEVQKKRTRRAVKFQRAITGASLAEIMAKRNQKPEVRKAQREQAIRAAKEAKKAKQATKKTAVSAAKAPTKAAPKQKIVKPVKVSAPRVGGKR; encoded by the exons ATGAA GGTCGAGCTATGCAGCTTCAGCGGGTACAAGATCTACCCGGGCCATGGACGCCGCTACGCCCGCACCGACGGCAAG GTTTTTCAGTTCTTGAATGCAAAATGTGAATCTGCATTCCTTTCCAAGAGAAACCCCCGTCAGATCAACTGGACTGTTCTTTACAGGCGTAAACACAAGAAAGGACAGTCA GAAGAAGTACAAAAGAAGCGCACACGTCGTGCTGTCAAGTTTCAGAGAGCTATCACTGGTGCATCTTTAGCTGAGATTATGGCTAAACGAAATCAGAAACCTGAAGTACGAAAGGCACAGAGGGAACAAGCTATTAG GGCTGCAAAAGAAGCCAAGAAGGCTAAGCAGGCCACCAAGAAAACAGCTGTTTCTGCTGCAAAG GCTCCTACAAAGGCAGCACCTAAGCAGAAGATTGTGAAACCAGTCAAGGTTTCTGCTCCCCGTGTTGGTGGAAAGCGCTAA
- the ZBTB11 gene encoding zinc finger and BTB domain-containing protein 11, with protein sequence MSSEESYLAILRYLTNEREPYAPGTEGNAKRKIRKAAACYVVRGGTLYYQRRQRDQQSFAELEVVLQAERRARLIRAAHLAPDGAHRTRLQTWQGLSQKYWWRGILKQVKDYIKECSKCQEKLDRSRSLSDPSEMLEELGLDPKSHEDSNETDDELSNTSSIPAASPKPVKKQPIAKHELVFVDSKGLVKQSSSKHCLSVLNQLNQQRLSNQFCDVTLLIEGEEYKAHKSVLAANSEYFRELFIEKGAVSSHEAVVDLSGFCKSSFLPLLEFAYTSELTFDFCSMAEVAMLARHLFMSEVLEICENVHKQMEEKQITVYQKGDIQTVESTQNLAEQTEVEMQPVEGAQQPELTASEVPVAVNGAPSSAGPEEAAAPSQPDIPPPEPVKATPDDVSKPVEEQCETTENCIKMQQLESISSSTGSVVKAEQSAVEAMDIQSQTEIGTDKNESRANVDTGSEDSSETLKQKCVKQSKEESVSVSQVESLASSQDDTYKSKLRQRSVSEGGYIRLHKGIEKKLQNRKTNPKSAIQQVAMKLVQRGKKMKQPKRETTENSEPESQHKCTECGMVFQRRYALIMHTLKHERSKDYKCPLCKKEFQYGASLRAHLVRHTRKTEVSTGGAGGEETGMSAVKGRTKREFICDICGRTLPKLYSLRIHMLKHTGVKPHACKVCGKTFTYKHGLKMHLALHEVQKQFKCELCEKSFVTKRSLQEHMSIHTGESKYLCSICGKSFHRASGLSKHIKKHQPKPEVRGYQCTQCEKSFYEARDLRQHMNKHLGVKPFQCQFCGKCYSWKKDWYSHVKSHSVTDPYRCNICGKEFYEKALYRRHVKKATHGKKGRAKQNLERVCEHCGRKFTQLREYRRHMNNHEGVKPFECLTCGVAWADARSLKRHVRTHTGERPYVCPVCNEAYIDARTLRKHMTKFHRDYVPCKIMLEKDTLQFHNQGTQVEHAISILAADMQEQEAEISVGDGEIETVVVTGETLEAIEAVAATEECTSVSTLSDQSIMQVVNYVLAQQQGQKMAEVTQAIETVEVEVAHVTKAD encoded by the exons ATGTCCAGCGAGGAGAGCTACCTGGCCATCCTCCGCTACCTGACCAACGAGCGGGAGCCCTACGCGCCGGGGACGGAGGGCAACGCCAAGCGGAAGATCCGCAAGGCAGCCGCCTGCTACGTGGTGCGCGGCGGCACCCTCTACTACCAGCGGCGGCAGCGGGACCAGCAGAGCTTCGCCGAACTCGAGGTGGTGCTGCAGGCCGAGCGCCGCGCACGCCTCATCCGCGCCGCGCACCTGGCCCCCGACGGCGCCCACCGCACCCGGCTGCAGACCTGGCAGGGGCTCTCGCAGAAGTACTGGTGGCGAG GTATTCTTAAGCAGGTTAAAGATTACATTAAAGAATGCAGCAAGTGCCAGGAAAAGCTCGATCGCTCTAGGTCTCTGTCAGATCCTTCTGAAATGCTTGAAGAACTAGGACTGGATCCAAAATCTCATGAAGACAGTAATGAAACAGATGATGAATTGAGTAATACATCATCAATCCCAGCTGCATCTCCAAAGCCTGTGAAGAAGCAGCCAATAGCAAAGCATGAGCTTGTATTT GTTGACAGTAAGGGCCTTGTGAAGCAATCATCTTCCAAACATTGCCTGTCAGTCTTGAACCAACTGAATCAGCAGAGGCTTTCCAATCAGTTCTGTGATGTGACTCTGCTGATTGAAGGAGAGGAATACAAAGCTCACAAATCTGTCTTGGCAGCCAACAGCGAGTACTTCCGGGAGCTCTTCATTGAAAAGGGAGCTGTCTCTAGTCATGAAGCTGTGGTGGATCTGTCAG GGTTCTGCAAGTCCAGTTTCCTGCCTTTATTGGAATTTGCTTACACTTCAGAATTAACTTTTGACTTTTGTAGCATGGCAGAAGTGGCCATGCTTGCCCGGCATCTCTTCATGTCAGAGGTCCTTGAAATCTGTGAAAATGTGCACAAACAGatggaagagaaacaaattaCAGTGTACCAAAAAGGAGATATTCAAACAGTAGAGTCAACACAAAATTTAGCAGAGCAGACTGAAGTCGAGATGCAACCTGTGGAAGGTGCTCAGCAACCTGAGCTCACAGCCAGTGAAGTGCCAGTAGCTGTGAATGGagctccttcctctgctgggccagaggaggcagcagcaccctcccagcctgACATCCCACCCCCAGAGCCTGTGAAAGCCACTCCAGATGATGTTTCAAAGCCTGTGGAGGAGCAGTGTGAAACAACTGAAAATTGCATCAAgatgcagcagctggagagcatTTCAAGTAGCACCGGGTCTGTTGTAAAGGCTGAGCAATCAGCTGTGGAAGCCATGGACATACAGAGTCAAACAGAAATTGGGacagataaaaatgaaagtagAGCAAATGTGGACACTGGTTCTGAAGACTCCTCAGAAACACTCAAGCAAAAATGTGTCAAACAAAGTAAAGAAGAGAGTGTTTCAGTTTCACAGGTGGAAAGCCTAGCCTCCAGCCAAGATGATACTTACAAAAGCAAACTTCGCCAGCGTTCTGTTAGTGAGGGTGGATATATAAGATTGCATAaaggaattgaaaaaaaactgcagaataGAAAGACAAATCCTAAATCTGCAATACAGCAG GTTGCCATGAAGCTGGtacaaagagggaaaaaaatgaaacagccCAAAAGAGAGACCACAGAAAATAGTGAACCAGAAAGTCAGCACAAATGCACTGAATGTGGAATGGTGTTCCAGCGACGCTATGCACTTATAATGCACACATTGAAACATGAAAGATCTAAAGATTATAAATGCCCA ttgTGTAAAAAAGAATTCCAGTATGGGGCCTCCCTGCGAGCCCATCTTGTCCGGCACACTCGGAAGACTGAAGTGAGCACTGGAGGCGCTGGTGGAGAAGAGACGGGAATGTCTGCGGTGAAAGGGAGAACCAAACGGGAGTTTATATGTGATATATGTGGGAGAACTCTACCTAAGCTTTATTCTCTGAGAATACATATGCTCAAGCATACAGGTGTAAAACCACATGCATGCAAG GTTTGTGGAAAAACCTTTACATACAAGCATGGATTAAAAATGCACTTAGCTCTCCACGAAGTACAGAAACAGTTCAAGTGTGAATTGTGTGAAAAGTCTTTTGTGACAAAAAGAAGTCTTCAGGAACACATGAGCATTCATACTG gAGAATCCAAGTATCTTTGCTCCATCTGTGGAAAATCTTTCCACAGGGCATCAGGACTTAGTAAACACATAAAGAAACACCAGCCAAAGCCTGAAGTTCGTGGATATCAGTGTACTCA GTGTGAAAAGAGTTTCTATGAAGCTCGAGATCTTCGTCAGCATATGAATAAACATTTAGGTGTGAAGCCATTTCAATGCCAGTTCTGTGGAAAATGTTACAGTTGGAAGAAAGACTGGTATTCTCACGTGAAGTCTCATTCTGTCACAGACCCTTATAG GTGTAATATATGTGGTAAAGAATTTTATGAGAAAGCTTTGTATAGAAGACATGTAAAGAAAGCCACACATGgtaaaaaaggaagagcaaaacaaaatctgGAACGAGTTTGTGAGCACTGTGGAAGAAAATTCACGCAGCTCCGGGAATATAGGAGACACATGAACAATCATGAAG GTGTGAAGCCATTTGAGTGCCTGACTTGCGGAGTAGCCTGGGCTGACGCTCGCTCCTTGAAGCGCCACGTGAGGACGCACACCGGGGAGCGGCCGTACGTCTGCCCGGTGTGCAACGAGGCCTACATAGACGCCCGGACGCTACGGAAGCACATGACCAAGTTTCACAGGGACTACGTGCCCTGCAAAATCATGCTGGAGAAGGACACTCTGCAGTTTCATAACCAGGGGACGCAGGTGGAGCACGCCATCAGCATTTTAGCGGCAGACATGCAGGAGCAAGAGGCGGAGATCAGCGTTGGCGATGGTGAAATCGAGACCGTGGTGGTGACAGGAGAGACGCTCGAAGCCATCGAAGCGGTTGCGGCTACTGAGGAATGTACGTCGGTCTCTACTCTTTCTGACCAAAGCATCATGCAGGTGGTAAATTATGTGCTGGCACAACAGCAAGGACAGAAAATGGCAGAAGTGACACAGGCCATTGAAACTGTAGAAGTAGAAGTAGCCCATGTTACAAAGGCAGACTGA